Proteins found in one Mustela lutreola isolate mMusLut2 chromosome 10, mMusLut2.pri, whole genome shotgun sequence genomic segment:
- the SFN gene encoding 14-3-3 protein sigma, producing the protein MERASLIQKAKLAEQAERYEDMAAFMKSAVEKGEELSCEERNLLSVAYKNVVGGQRAAWRVLSSIEQKGNEEGSEEKGPEVREYREKVETELRGVCDTVLGLLDTHLIKEAGDAESRVFYLKMKGDYYRYLAEVATGDDKKRIIDSARSAYQEAMDISKKEMPPTNPIRLGLALNFSVFHYEIANSPEEAISLAKTTFDEAMADLHTLSEDSYKDSTLIMQLLRDNLTLWTADNAGEEAGEAPEEPQS; encoded by the coding sequence ATGGAGAGAGCCAGTCTGATCCAGAAGGCCAAGCTGGCAGAGCAGGCTGAACGCTATGAGGACATGGCAGCCTTCATGAAGAGCGCTGTGGAAAAGGGTGAGGAGCTATCCTGCGAAGAGCGAAACCTGCTGTCAGTGGCCTACAAGAATGTGGTGGGTGGCCAGAGGGCTGCCTGGAGGGTCCTGTCCAGTATCGAGCAGAAAGGCAACGAAGAGGGCTCGGAAGAGAAGGGCCCCGAGGTGCGAGAGTACCGGGAGAAGGTGGAGACTGAGCTCCGGGGCGTGTGTGACACGGTGCTGGGCCTGCTGGACACCCACCTCATCAAGGAGGCAGGTGATGCTGAAAGTCGGGTGTTCTACCTGAAAATGAAGGGCGACTACTACCGCTACCTGGCTGAGGTGGCCACCGGTGATGACAAGAAGCGCATCATTGACTCAGCCCGGTCGGCCTACCAGGAGGCCATGGACATCAGCAAGAAGGAGATGCCGCCCACCAACCCCATCCGCCTGGGCCTGGCCCTGAACTTTTCAGTCTTCCACTATGAGATCGCCAACAGCCCCGAGGAGGCCATCTCACTGGCCAAGACCACCTTCGATGAGGCCATGGCTGACCTGCACACCCTCAGCGAGGACTCCTACAAAGACAGCACCCTCATCATGCAGCTGCTGCGAGACAACCTGACGCTGTGGACCGCCGACAACGCCGGGGAAGAGGCAGGCGAGGCTCCTGAGGAACCCCAGAGCTGA